A single Salmo trutta chromosome 14, fSalTru1.1, whole genome shotgun sequence DNA region contains:
- the LOC115147586 gene encoding uncharacterized protein LOC115147586 produces MVLASHQQEREMGDTDMSPEMANKDQFDWYTNLFPEVQKAVEERRVRDGTLPPRPDQEDSCLVGFGNHKSLTYKDLYEAKDKERKSYMACFRKYQVKPGTSMGHFKVYVQRRDTATAVEPPNPSAEPSDQELLSICVGFDQAVPTAPTATAPPAVLAPTAPPQLRSTSQATAGPVQPAADAQVLLPEGWEQTLPKEQQEAGVAPPKLLYVNRDCCALMGKGKTAAMFSQWDELIVRLDVWHFIRRFARGVTTESHPLYALFMQRLSSCMLVWCADDVERLREAKRGELKESHITGLSDTQLMKRISLKEMARHCRRRTRGAEETERLIGELLDTFMDATDTMGIRLLDRDRMQAIWQTQRHHLVCIQDPPDVSIYTNKGKDVTEGGVILPVLRCSRGSTSLESFHLHRFIPGTSACAEHFQAYLFEGLVWWNEDRAEAGGGGQKQTLHCYDGVAQYAINELSQKLLGCSLVKDHTRPAKYTGELIGVEYLFSQTHGDQRLESNLGKDPDVPDGTPDVFEGGEGEEEDLGELEEEDDPTMSLPALDDSLPPVPPLRKATPPPTQPNPSQVPVVTPPDDTMEVDTTLAASQDLDDDEYIGPDGVSGYQHVVLLAKSLVRLLEGPWISNRQIEEIMALWGNLPERDKAAVSYPERFRDRVLQGHFKNSKTSTVKGEESMKRSLLGQGSGPAQWPNTSRTVEAIFVELCHKHPAGKTVLGNRVNRWGAILGDYRRIRTMVLGSPNLKTHTRLQL; encoded by the exons ATGGTCTTGGCTTCTCACCagcaagagagggagatgggggacaCAGACATGTCTCCTGAAATGGCCAACAAGGACCAGTTTGACTG GTATACTAACCTGTTTCCTGAGGTCCAGAAGGCAGTGGAGGAACGCAGGGTACGGGATGGGACCTTGCCCCCCCGACCTGACCAGGAGGACTCGTGCCTTGTTGGCTTTGGGAACCACAAGTCCCTTACCTACAAAGACCTTTATGAGGCCAAagacaaggagaggaagag CTACATGGCCTGCTTTAGGAAATACCAAGTAAAGCCGGGGACCTCAATGGGCCACTTCAAGGTCTATGTCCAGCGCAGGGACACAGCAACAGCTGTAgagcctcctaatccat CTGCCGAGCCATCAGATCAGGAGTTGCTGTCTATCTGCGTGGGTTTTGACCAAG CAGTTCCTACTGCTCCCACTGCCACCGCCCCCCCTGCTGTGCTAGCTCCTACTGCCCCTCCTCAGCTCCGGTCAACCTCCCAGGCAACAGCTGGACcagtacagcctgctgctgaCGCTCAG GTGCTTCTCCCTGAGGGATGGGAGCAGACCCTCCCAAAGGAGCAGCAAGA AGCTGGAGTGGCACCTCCCAAGCTGCTGTATGTCAACCGGGACTGCTGCGCCCTGATGGGAAAGGGGAAGACGGCAGCCATGTTCAGCCAGTGGGATGAACTCATCGTCCGGCTGGATGTGTGGCACTTCATCCGTCGTTTTGCTCGGGGAGTGACCACAGAGAGCCATCCTCTCTATGCTCTCTTTATGCAGAGGCTCTCCTCCTGCATGTTGGTGTGGTGTGCAGATGATGTGGAGCGCCTGCGGGAGGCCAAGCGAGGTGAGCTCAAGGAGAGCCACATCACGGGGCTCAGCGACACACAACTGATGAAGAGGATCAGCCTGAAGGAGATGGCTCGGCACTGTCGTCGCCGCACGCGCGGGGCGGAGGAGACCGAGCGTCTCATCGGGGAGCTCCTGGACACCTTCATGGATGCCACAGACACCATGGGCATCCGGCTCCTGGACCGTGACCGAATGCAGGCCATCTGGCAGACCCAGAGACACCACCTGGTCTGCATTCAGGACCCCCCTGATGTCAGCATCTACACCAACAAGGGCAAGGACGTGACCGAGGGAGGGGTCATCCTGCCTGTGTTGCGCTGCTCACGTGGGTCCACCTCCCTGGAATCTTTCCACCTCCACCGCTTCATTCCTG GAACAAGTGCGTGTGCCGAGCACTTTCAGGCCTACCTCTTTGAAGGGTTGGTTTGGTGGAATGAGGACCGTGccgaagcgggggggggggggcagaagcaGACCCTGCACTGCTATGATGGTGTAGCCCAGTACGCCATCAATGAGCTGAGCCAGAAGCTCCTGGGCTGCAGTCTTGTGAAGGATCACACAAGGCCTGCAAAGTACACTG GGGAACTCATTGGGGTCGAGTACCTCTTCTCCCAGACCCATGGTGACCAGAGGCTGGAGTCCAACCTCGGTAAGGACCCGGATGTCCCAGACGGGACACCTgatgtatttgagggaggagagggagaggaggaggacctgGGAGAGCTTGAGGAGGAGgatgaccccaccatgtccttgCCCGCCCTCGATGACAGTCTCCCACCAGTACCTCCACTCAGGAAGGCCACTCCACCGCCCACTCAACCCAACCCATCCCAGGTACCTGTCGTCACACCCCCTGATGACACTATGGAGGTGGACACTACACTTGCTGCCAGTCAGGACCTGGACGATGAC GAGTACATAGGACCTGATGGGGTTAGTGGATACCAGCACGTGGTCCTCCTTGCCAAGAGTCTGGTGAGGCTGCTGGAGGGGCCATGGATCTCTAATAGGCAAATAGAGGAGATCATGGCTCTCTGGGGAAATCTTCCAGAGAGAGACAAGGCGGCAGTCTCCTACCCAGAGAGGTTCCGGGACCGAGTCCTGCAGGGGCACTTTAAAAATTCAAAGACCTCCACCGTGAAGGGGGAAGAGAGTATGAAGCG CTCCCTGCTTGGCCAAGGCTCTGGACCTGCTCAGTGGCCCAACACCAGCAGGACAGTGGAGGCCATTTTTGTGGAGCTGTGCCACAAGCACCCTGCTGGCAAGACGGTTCTTGGTAACCGGGTCAACAGGTGGGGTGCTATCCTGGGGGACTACAGGAGGATCAGGACCATGGTGCTGGGCAGCCCAAACCTGAAAACCCACACAAGGCTGCAACTTTGA